Below is a window of Planococcus rifietoensis DNA.
GCTATAATGCGTTAGTCGGCAGTGGCCTTGGTGCGGCGAATTATGTGCATGACAATAAAGACCAATTGTACAAAGAGCAATTGGAGATTTTCAAGCGCGGCGTGGACGGGGAAGATAACCGTGCCGTCGATGAATATTACGTCAATGCGGCGGGTGAAGTGATCGGCCGTGACCGCGGAGACAATGAAAACTTTTTCCCGGATTATTACGTGATTCCGACAGATGACAAGAACCAGAAGAATGCATTGGAAGCGTATAAGATGGCGGATTATTTGATTCGCAACGGCGTGGAAGTCGAAAAGACCGTGAAACCTGTCGAAGTGGACGGTGTCACGTATCCGAAAGGCACATTCATCGTGCCGATGGACCAAGCGAAGCGCGGCTTGGCGAACGCCATGCTCTATGAAGGCGATAACGTTTCTGACTGGGACGCGATGTATGACCCGATCGTCGTCAACTTCTCCGATTTGAGAGGCTTTGATCTGGAAGAAGTTCGTGTTGAAAATGCATTCGATGGAAAGACGCAAGAACTTGAAGAAGCGGTGATTCCGACAAGCACGGTAAAAGGAAACCCGCCGAAACAAATTCTCGAGAACTCCACGAACGATGCAATCCGCGTCGTCAACGCGCTACTTGCTGACGGCAAAACAGTGGAAGTGTTGACGGAAAGTAAAGGCAAAGCGGAAGCAGGCGATTTCGTCGTCGCGACGAACGACCTTCGCGCGTATGCCGATGATTATTATTTTGAAACACAAGTATTCGGCAACGGCAAAAATGCCGAAACCGAAGTATTGGAGCAGCCGAGTGTTGCGGCAACTGGTTCTGCACAATTGAACTTCTCGTTGCGCCAGCTCGGATTTGAACTGACGGACGCTGCAGGAGCGGACGTCATCGTCAGCGATGGCGGTTCATTTAACGCAGCACAAGTCACCGGCAAAACTTTTGTCGGGATTGGTGCACCAGCACTTAATGCAGTAAGTAAGAGCGGCTTGCTTCCAGGATTTGCGTATACGAGTACCGGAAGCAGACACGAAGGACTCGTGAAAGCAGACGTCGCGGAGCATCCGCTGACTGCCGGGTACGAGCAGGAAGAAAATCTCTACGTCACAACCGGTTCATGGATTTCGGGCGTTCCGGAAGGCGCAGAAGTGCTCGCAAGTTTCCAGGACAGCGACGATTTCTATCTCGCCGGCTGGTGGCCTGGCTATGAACAGGCACAAGGCCAAACGATGGCCATCACGGCTGAGCAGGGAGAGACGACGTTTAATTTGTTTGCCAACTCTCTCGCATTCCGTGCCCATACCGAACATAGCTACCGTTTCATTGCGAATTCGATTTACGATGCGGTGAGCGTTGAAGCTGAAGTGGTAGAGAAGGGGAAAGGAAAAGGGAAAAGGAAGAAGAAGCAGTAGTTGGTGTCCCTGTGCACCACACAATTCTCCGGATAAGAAGCTTGATATAGCGGCGTTTGTGTGATGCGACGCCCCTGTGCACGACACAATTCGGGATCCGCTCCATTCGATAATGGAGCGGATCCTTTTTATTATTGGACGGAATTTCGGGAGCCGAATGATTTGAATTCATAGAGCTGTAAGAGTAATCTGAAAATAGATTTGAGAGGAGTGGAAGTAAATGGTGAAAGCAATTCCAGAAGTGACATTAAATGACGGCACGACTTTGCCGGTGACAGGGCTCGGTACATACGGACTATGGGGCAATGCCGGGGCGAACGCCGTCAGCAGTGGCATCAACGCGGGATACCGCTTGATCGATACGGCGTATAATTACGAAAACGAAGGCGCGGTCGGCGAAGGCATTCGGCGCAGCGGCATTCCACGAGAAGAGCTGTGGGTGACGTCCAAGCTGCCGGGGCGCTATCACACATACGAAAAAGCTTTGGTGGCGATTCAGGAATCGCTATTCCGTGCGCAATTGGATTATTTCGACCTCTATTTGATTCACTGGCCGTTGCCGAATCAAGATACGTACGTGGAAGCTTGGCAAGCGTTGATCGACGCACAGAAATGGGGACTCGTCCGCTCGATCGGCGTCAGCAATTTCCTGCCTGAGCATTTGGAGCGCATCATCAAAGAGACGGGCGTCACGCCGAGCGTGAACCAAGTGGAATTGCATCCGTTCTTTAACCAGGCGCATCAGCGAAAAGCGCATACCGAGCACAACATCCAAACTCAGTCGTGGAGCCCGATCGCGAGGGCGAAGGATATCATGACGAACGATACCGTCCGCCAGATTGCGGAAGCTCATCACAAAACCATCGCGCAAGTCGTCTTGCGCTGGCAATATCAAATCGGTTCGGTATCGATTCCTCGCTCTACCTCGCCTGAGCGCCAACGCGAAAACCTGGCCATTTTCGATTTTGAATTAAGCGACAGTGAAATGGCGGCGATTTCGGAATTGTCCCGTCCGGATGGAAGGTTGTTTGATATGGACCCGGCGACGCATGAGGAGTTTTAATGAAAAGCTAAGTAGCTTAAGCCATTTGAAAATGATTTGTGCTGAACTTCATTCTAAAAAATCAAGTTCTGCAACAAACTAGAAGACCCGCCAATCCGTTTAGGGATCGGCGGGTCTTTAGGCTTTTTTTGAAAATCAATATTCCCCGTACAACGCCGTCCACGTTTTGACCCCAACAATGCCATCGACGTGCAATCCCTTATCGGCCTGATATTGCCGAACGTTCCTAGTGGTTTCGGGCCCGAAGACGCCATCGACTTCCGTCTTCAATCCGTAATTGTTCAATGTCCACTGCAGCAATTCCACTTCGATGCGCTGACTGCCTTGGTGCAAGGTGTATTGGTGTTCCGGTGAGATCGCCATTACATTCTTCAGCCTGGCGGGGAGTTGGGTGTCATCCGAAGGCTGTTGATGTTCGGCGTAAATGGCGACCCACGTATACATGCCGACGATGCCGTCGACTACGAGGCCTTTATCCTGCTGGTATTGCCGGACGTTCCGGTCGGTCTTTGGCCCGAAGATACCATCGACTTCCGTTTTCAATCCGTAATCGTTCAAGGTCCATTGGAGCAGCTCGACTTCAATCCGTTTGCTTCCTTGGCGCAGCGTGAATTGATGCTCCGGGGCGATGTCCATCAGTTTCTCGAGGTTTTCGGGTAGCTGGTTTTCTGTTGCCGATCCATGGCTTGCGGCAGCGGCTGAATCAAAAGACAGGGGAAGTGCAGCGAATAATCCGAATGCGAGAAGCAGTGGAAGC
It encodes the following:
- a CDS encoding M14 family metallopeptidase, whose protein sequence is MKKVFAGWLSVVLVLSAFVPTMAANETGVSATEQATALEVSRSVFSLTEARTVEVSADLGEGVDLEDVEFQFGGKPLSEWQQWTEGQNYNGDPFITVVEEPSFVEGTNKITAVLEFGLLYGTDDLSNRTIRTQYQQFIGDYELALIDAASGDKATATVELNVYDEFKFYDELKPAIDDIFEAAEQDADNDRYLEYQTVGKTVEGRDIHFVILARDEAAVDQYLNETLPTALEDPESLIEKLENDTMGDYQVPIWFNNIHPDEVEGVDVQVELLEKFALEDEVKFMNTDGETEFEENLNVDEVLDDAIFLYMFTSNPDGRAANTRANAEGFDLNRDNAYQTQVETQQVNEVLSKWTPLSFVDFHGYVDGFLIEPATPPHNPNFEYDLLIDNMMEQANAMGQAGIANSELTSYFIAKDGYGSGWDDMTPAYTAIYAMLHGSLGHTIEVPTLSQDGYNALVGSGLGAANYVHDNKDQLYKEQLEIFKRGVDGEDNRAVDEYYVNAAGEVIGRDRGDNENFFPDYYVIPTDDKNQKNALEAYKMADYLIRNGVEVEKTVKPVEVDGVTYPKGTFIVPMDQAKRGLANAMLYEGDNVSDWDAMYDPIVVNFSDLRGFDLEEVRVENAFDGKTQELEEAVIPTSTVKGNPPKQILENSTNDAIRVVNALLADGKTVEVLTESKGKAEAGDFVVATNDLRAYADDYYFETQVFGNGKNAETEVLEQPSVAATGSAQLNFSLRQLGFELTDAAGADVIVSDGGSFNAAQVTGKTFVGIGAPALNAVSKSGLLPGFAYTSTGSRHEGLVKADVAEHPLTAGYEQEENLYVTTGSWISGVPEGAEVLASFQDSDDFYLAGWWPGYEQAQGQTMAITAEQGETTFNLFANSLAFRAHTEHSYRFIANSIYDAVSVEAEVVEKGKGKGKRKKKQ
- a CDS encoding aldo/keto reductase — translated: MVKAIPEVTLNDGTTLPVTGLGTYGLWGNAGANAVSSGINAGYRLIDTAYNYENEGAVGEGIRRSGIPREELWVTSKLPGRYHTYEKALVAIQESLFRAQLDYFDLYLIHWPLPNQDTYVEAWQALIDAQKWGLVRSIGVSNFLPEHLERIIKETGVTPSVNQVELHPFFNQAHQRKAHTEHNIQTQSWSPIARAKDIMTNDTVRQIAEAHHKTIAQVVLRWQYQIGSVSIPRSTSPERQRENLAIFDFELSDSEMAAISELSRPDGRLFDMDPATHEEF
- a CDS encoding peptidoglycan-binding domain-containing protein → MKKIWLPLLLAFGLFAALPLSFDSAAAASHGSATENQLPENLEKLMDIAPEHQFTLRQGSKRIEVELLQWTLNDYGLKTEVDGIFGPKTDRNVRQYQQDKGLVVDGIVGMYTWVAIYAEHQQPSDDTQLPARLKNVMAISPEHQYTLHQGSQRIEVELLQWTLNNYGLKTEVDGVFGPETTRNVRQYQADKGLHVDGIVGVKTWTALYGEY